caaggatcacacctgctttcggaccgatacagggttgtactgttataaagtaatgcccttcggactgaaaaacgcaggtgcgacttacccgcgattggttaaccacatgtttaaggagttaataggagtaaacatggaggtgtatgtggacgacatgctggtaaagtcaaaaaaagcaggacatgtgaaggatttacaagaatgtttcgatgtgttgaacaagtaccaaatgaaattaaatcctatcaaatgttccttcggagtcggatcagggaaattgttggggttcattgtcaattcaagaggaatcgaggccaaccccgacaagataagagccctgatcgacatgaaatctccaaagaagatcaaggatgtgcaaagtttaactggaagaattgccgcactaagtagattcatttccaagtcgacggataaatgcgtccctttatttaatctacttagaggcaacaagaagttcgaatggacaggaaactgcgagcaagctttccaggccttaaaagcccatatggcacagcctcctattttgtcaaagcctatcgaaggagaaactttgttcatctacctggcgatcaccgaagttgctgctagtgcggtactagtacaagaagaagaaggcgtacaaaaggcagtttactatgtaagcaagaggcttatCGGAGCAGAGTTGAGATATTCTCCCATCGAGAGattagcctattgtttaatcttggcctcaaggaaactacgtccttacttccaagcccatcccatcacagtcttaactgaccagccccttcggcaagttctgcaaaaaccagaggcggctgggcgtttattaaaatgggtagtcgaactaAGGCAGtttgatattacatattcaccgcgagaaGCAgaaaaaggacaagtcttggctgatcttattgccgagttcactgagctcccagacaacgagcagtgtgaagagtctagtgcgcctgagccccaagatgaagctccttcgtggaagttattcacggatgggtcgtccaacgaatctcacgcaggagcgggagtgatattgataataccagaagggcatcgatttcactgcactattaggttcgacttcaatgcgtcaaataatgaggccgaatatgaagcactcctcgctagattaagattggcaaaagacatgagtataaaggtgttggatatttacagtgattcacaactggtagtgaatcaagtcctaggggaatatcaagcacgaggcctcaaaatggtggcctacttgaacaaaactagggatctgttggctcagttcgagaagtataccctccagcaaatacctcgggatcagaattcgaacgcagatgccttagccaaactcgcgagcgcgaaagacgctgacactttgaatattgtgccagtagaaagattatgtgagccgagcatacgagtGGATGAGActaatatggaaatccggatggaggatacatggatggcaccttacttggagtatcttacaaacGGTGCCCTatcagcggacagaaacaaagccagaaccctccaaaggcaagctgctaggtacatactggtcgatggtattctttaccgaagaggatattccatgccactgctcagatgtattacaccaggaAAGgataaagagctgatgaaggaagtgcatgaaggcttctgcggggatcacgctggggggcaaagtttggcaaaaaagattatgaggcaaggttacttctgtccgactatgaacgaagactcaatggagtttgtccgaagatgcgataagtgtcagagattttccaaaatcccacgcgcagctcccaatgagttaaagcagatgcagattccttggcctttcgcagtatggggtatagatttgattggatccctgccaacgggaaaaggcggagtaaagtacgcagtcgtagcagtcgactacttcaccaaatgggtcgaagctgagccgctcgctaccataacgaccaagaaagttcttgactttgtcatcaagaacattgtttgccgatatggtttgcctcaaaaaattgtctcagacaacgacacctagtttgacagtgacttattcacagacttctacgAAAGAAATGGAATCGTCAAAAGATTTTCTTCAGTcacgcatccacaagcaaatgggcaagttgaagcagtgaataaaatgcttaaggacaccctgaataAAAGGCTcaaagatgctaaaggagcatggccagaacaattgcccgaagtcctctggtcatatagaacttctcattGAATAGTAACAGGTCATACctcattttccttagcatacgggtatgaagctatgttgcctgtcgagttagatcccccctcgcaccgatgaattacatacgaccaggaccagaatagccaactaatgatggagtccctagactcactcaaagagaaacgggaaagatcccaactccaagtagctgcgtaccagcaaaaggtcgtccggtattttaactcgaaagtcaaagaaagaaaattcaacgtcggagatctagtactacgatgagttttcttaaacacctgcgACCTAACTATTGGAGTGCTCggtccaaactgggaaggaccttaccagattgaggaagtccttcatccaggcacctacaagcttgcacgcttaaatggagatctcattccacgctattggaacggagaacacctgtacaagtattatcaataaacaatcctttttaaaggactggcttgtattaattttttctttttacaagtttcgaaaaagggttatcCACGTTGTATGgataatcgcttataagtgtaagatctttttaagatcactcgtaaagacatgtttagtccatttttagtacgagattataagggactgtgcgcaaccattcattcttgccaacctttgtaaatttatttttacaagtatttgttcattacgtgtgttgttttgctatattataagtgttacgtttcctaccgaacagtaatgttcgcacaggtcgtggttaaggcaagtgaccaagaacctaaagctcctcgatcacttgagggggcatataaggtacatcgatagcaaagcataccaataagtatgtaaacacatgaacaaaataagtatgtaaacacatgaacaaaatgagtgaaagcatgctacggtacttagagtatttttcaaattttatattttgttaaatcaagccaaagtactatgctaagttcggtcatgcgaacagatgttataatagacaaaaatattataatatcaaaaagcattattttacaccgcgagcagtactgctcggatgtaattgtttaattaaaagtaaagctgccctcgcagcaataaaaacaaattgtctttacaatacgacccgtgggccgtgaaaacgaaataaaagaaaaaaatatattattgaggatCAGGAGGGTCCTGAGGATTGGGAGGAGTGCCTTGGCCAGCTGAAGAACCAGCTTCAACATCaacggcaggcactttggccttctcttcttcttccagccggatggggcactgcgccatcagagtcctcttcaaccgctcggacaggtagttgaagttggcctcctggttgtgcttccagaattcatagaagcaaaggtgagtggcctccttatacttcttcaaattcttggccccgtcctcctcgagctcctgcactcgcttCTCAAGCTCCCTCGTCTTCtgcctgctggcggtcagatcaagctcaagctgtttacattcttgggtgacgagcttggcactttccctgaattttttCCGGGaatcgttggctttcttcaaggcatctTGGGCGTCCAGAAGCTCTTGGGTGAGAGtagcttggtcctcgcacagttgttcGGTCTATTTGGACAgctccttattctcctcgagcagcttgttatAGTCAGCCTCAAATGCTTGCTTAGTCTGGGCAAGCCTGGATTCAAATTTCTTTCCCCAAGAAACCAACGCCTCGACACGGTGCCAGCCAGCAGTTAGAGTTAGCAGCCCCTGAAAGACAAAAAGtgagataaagtaaggaaaagaaatcaGACATAAATGATAAAGTAGTAAGAGATCACTTAcactaactatctcgttcaaccctctgttgacgacctaatcagcctccattgaggcagtttcagtGATGGCAGCCTGACTACATCTGTGCTTCAaaagcttgtatatcctctccctggcaaAGCTGACCAcgaagctgggcagggagccttcgggcaagttgtCCAAAGCCTCCTTgtcagcagccttagaagaaggtTGTAGATTAACAGGGGTAGTAGTCGACTGCTCGGGAGGGggtggaggtggtgagttctccttggagGGGGCGGTGGCTGGAACATCATCTGTTGGAGCCTTCTttgagggggtcttgctgctttcccctcaagCCCTCTTGTTATCCTTCTTCGAAACAGAAGAGGCAGCGACAACCTGATAGTGCTCAAAgacgtcctcagagtccatacctgcacaaaaggaagcaacacaagcagtaagactaaatggtcatgcaggatacaagaataaaagtaaaaggattataagtaaagtacccgcgctacaactactggtcgtaacattatttactgaactacctagttcctagaagaaatctgaatttaaggagggagcattcctaaagttgccatccccatcaaatagatgagagggaattggcaaatgatttaaaagcgagattattgtaccgttttcctccgacgagtcgtcagaaagttcggtaggctcagcagcctttttttttcctttgccCTCGGGGGCCAAGGGTTTCTCTGCTTGACGAGGgatggcaggttccctgatcgtaaccccagttggtctcctctgcGGAtgagacgcttggggttgctgctcgggttccacttcggcttggGCGTTCTCCGCCGAAGGTTCTCCCGTCGCTGGTTGAGGATTCCagaggccgaccagcctaaggttagcctcagtaactaaatttttaacactcttatcagcattcggcatgctggctaagagtgccgcccttgactccatccctggagttgggattgGATGTAACCATGGGTCTGGAACATAGTGGAATGTCAAGAAATTGTGAcagaaaaacactaagtgaagaagctagTGACgtagaatttttacctcctcgggtgaaggccaggttatctgGGGTTAAGTCgggagtaaggaagtattcttggtgatacctccccacgttggagatgtgagtagtgtcggacaagaaagtgcgcccagtttcttggtgacaaaaatggaaaaaccccgtgccttcttggttagggttggatttaagatcaaaaagaaagttgacctcgtggggagtgggctctggccattttctgagtttgtaaaggacatagagtgtggccagcattctatatccatttggggtgatttgaaagggggtaactccaaagtaatttgccaccccctgaaagaacgaGTGAAGAGGCAAAGTGTCACCTGCCTTAATGTGAAActgcgaccaggcgctgtaggccccgcctggcaggttggccctctggtcgatagaaggtctgaccagggtcacccctgtcagtttGTACTTAtctaagtagttggcgatcatccgcatcgtcactctactctgaggaacaacatgccactcgacattcGGCTGAGTGGCATGTTgaggacgggcatgcctttgTACGTTGGCATCAGGAACGTTTTCActtcgaccactggtcgagggggcatcagcagtaggctggcacgaggagttagggattttccttttttgagcttttgtttttgttcgagccattctctGGGTTGGGACTGGAGAAGGGTTTGCACTAGGGCAAGAAAAAAGGGATATCTGGTATCAGAGTAGAGGGGttttcttcaccttcaagcagctgagctaggaggttgtcttcgatgggtctttctcctccccaagggtcttgcatatgaactgcaaacagacaaaggaggagataagacacatagcctGCGGAGTTACGTGGGAAATTGAGATAGCGTTGCTCGAGTCtattgaccagcagcatcctacccatACACTGAGTTTGGTGCTAACaatttgaaaaatggatcaaaaaggaaataaaatgttttctgaaaaggaactttttcaactcctaaagggcgggaaaaaacccagttttttcaactagcttaaagattgaattttgacgtcgatcttacgccctaaacttattatccttactatcgaactagctcctaacttatataaagcagaAATACACTCTCTTATCAAGGATCAGATTGTTTATACGAAAATCCTCATgatttctactcaagaacgcagGAAATCGCAGAGCACAGTAACAGCATGCATGAAATAATGAAGAGTTTAAAGGACGAAGTGATTACCTTGGCAAAGATGGAGATTCGgaaatgtaaaaaaaatttagTCGGAAAGATCTTCGGTAGGACGTCTGACTAGTTTCGAAATTCTGGGCTCTGAGgcaaagttcttgaagttcttgactggaatggtgagtaaaaaattgtaagaaaaataaagaggttacttatagaggctgaGGTATGGCAAAAAGtagcaatcatgactttcccattttcgaaacgtgggggagtgtataagccgtcaaattgatTTCTTGAAAACCGAAAGGGCTTGATtggacataattatgtcacggttttcaaaaacgcacgaggattctgacagatttcatggggcatatgaacggttgtttccctaaaagtttctttattgctggtcgcattaaacaaacttggggggcaattgttatccaaaaaataggcatggatgacatggcagacatttaatacacatggctgacatctggcagaattcttgctcgaccatcgactaggaagatgtctatggcgcaacgctcaatctttatatacgaccagcttggtcatatactcgctatatttgaagaaaatcttaggcagttataatcatatccgaaattatctctcatgatttcctgaatatctgattatttaggaaagaatatttgtaacaaattaatgtaatcttccttgagcctataaatagagaaagatagctcaagggaggagacttttttggctttctaattatctgagattagagttttacgagtgtattagagctataatatttgatatattgttttgttcttcaaaggttggtgaaactcattgaaccctagttctttgatcactcctttgagctattatatcaataacagttcaagtggacgtaggttattaccagattctggggccgaaccactataaattcctgtgtgttttattgtttttgtcatcattctcatttcaacatatctgtccgcatcaagcatttctgactccgtgtcagttgaccaaaatcaaggtcaacaaTACCTGTAAAAGTTTAGGAAGAATTGGGCTACTGTGTAAGAGAAGTAAATTTTCAACAAACACTGCCCGGATTTCTTTACAAATTTGAATGAGTTTtaccatcccaaaaattatgaaatttttagaGGAATTAGTTACGATATGTATAAGGAATTCTGTAAATTTTTAGAAGAAAATGTAtcacggtttaagagaaataattttctaagttttccctaaaaactgaaaggtagtaatttcgaaccttaacttAAAATgttttttgggaggttagttctcttaacctaaaacaaaTTTTGACGCAAGGCTTTCGCCTAGCTCCCGTCCTTATGACACAGAACacatgaacgatagtttaaggTTTTTTCCCAAAACTCAACTTAGGGCAAAAGTTTAAAAAGGAGATTTTACCCCTTAAATTAAATGGTGgaagtaaagttttggaaattaaaagaaataattaTTTGTAAAGAaaactaaggatttggagacttaaccaatcccaaatcagcttgagtgaaattaaaatttgatttttaccattttttaagttaagggtccaattgcccttcttttcaaaaataacacaaaaagagatcctaggttatggataaaaatggtaagaatgggTGTTGGGTTTTTGTAGAATCTTTAAGAGAACGGGATAACATTGTCATATGTCATATGTAAAGGGTCAAAAAgcagtattttggtaaatgatagaaaacgatAAACTTTCGTGagaggacgacaagttggtatttttctaaagataggagttgagtagaaacttttttttttcaaaaaccaaaatacgagttatccgataagagagttctctagttaaagaatattaagatgcacgACACGAAGAGCATGTTGCAGTAAGACCGATTTTCTCATGTTACTGTAAAGACTGAAACGAAATCTGACCTTATACACTataaggtgtataagaggcttAAGTATAGAGTCTCTATGAGAACATTATTGCATGTAGCTACCatataatattagctataagagtatgtcatagtttaatctgagtacacTTTATTAATTACAGTAATCGCGAAAAGGAAAAATgaatagcggtgttaaagatccagctagctacaacatgaatatactagtgtgtgattgtagtagtagattacactagatttgtttgggtcattaagaccaatGTATGCTTATTTCCTAATCTTACAATGCTTTGGCATTCTgtggctaaatggtaagtaggttcaggttggagccagaaccctaACATAAAATAGTCtaggttggagccaagacatggtaagtatatagtctggGTTTGAGCCAAGACAATGGTAAAATAGTCTGGGTTGAAGCCAAGACAATGGTAgcatagtccgggttggagccagggcaATGGTAACATGGTCTAGGTTGGGTCCAGGACCTGGTAAAAacatagtctgggttggagccaggacaatggtaatatagtccaggttggagccaagacataaATGTTGGAACCGGGTTTAGGCCCAGATCCCTTACTGTTGATTcattgattagttatgatatgtgttatatatcttgaatgttctgggattttctgagtgcaggttatcaTGATATGTGTAACGTTGTTTGCTAGGTACAATCAAAGTATTTGATTCTGTTTTTAGGTATTGTTTGAggattgtatgatagggttgggatttatccaataccctaatgaaGGATGGCGATAACTACCTTAGGGCAACCCATTATAGGGTTTAGTATATTTGTATGCAAgactattcttactaagcgttttcgcttaccttgttgtttcatgttgtaggtaagtgcaaaagcaaagtggagcagtgagcgccagagtctgcttgtggatatgtacatgtggcccgacctggggaggtttttgatggaacaccattttgaaaagaaatgtTGGGAGCTTGCTATTTCTTTTAAGGCATTTGTTTTGCTTTAACTCTGTAAAAGAATAGTTGTAATTCTATTTGCTAGACTAAATGTGTGCGCACacgatcttttaaaaaatatttatatggattttcggtacaatgagttaaaaggaaaaagttttaaatttttgaatgatttggtcttgtatgttttgagggtcgttAGAAGTGGTATTAGAGCTCAAGTTGAGTCAATTCTATAGACAAACCCACATTTACATTCTGCAAGATAGAGCGGCACTCACTGTTAGTATTGTCTTTTCATATCTATCtcctttgttttcttttatttacctcgattctataaattgtaggttatggttgaTATACCTAAGAAAGGTGACCCTGTGATAGAGAGCCTACCCATGATCCTTACGCCTAGGATCGATTACTATAGACTCTTTAACGATGAAAATCCTCGATGCTTCGAGTACGATCAATGACATCGACGTGTCATTTGGAAATGGACACATTACATGATAGAAGTCTTTGATAGGGCCAACACACGCAAGTGACGGAGAGTGCGAGATGCGGCACTTGTCTGAGAGGCTCGGCACGGATATGGTTTCGTCACAGACGTTGGCGGCTGGTTCGTGACACGTGGGATGACTTCCGTGTGGAGATCGAGCTAGCATTTGGGCCATGGATTGGCCTATCTCCATAGTTGATCGTATACCTTGAGGCAAGGCAGTATATTCGGAGGAGGATCCTGAGCAGCCAGACGAGGGTTCTGACATAGAGCTGAATATGCTGATCGAAAGGGTAGATTAGGTTTTGTTGTGAAAGTCTTGTTAATAATTTTGGGTAAAGACAGGCAAAAAGGGATTAAGTACAATTGATGGCGTGAGGTTTCTCTCTAAGCTGCTCCATGGCGAGACGTAAGAGAGTACACCAGAAGCCAGATTCAATCGACAATAGCAATGTGGACAAGGATAGAGATGCGAGTAGACATGTGGGAACGGGTGGTGAATCGGCTGTAGTTGACGATGACGCTCCTTCAACTGAGATGGAGGACGTTTTCAAGGACTCGATGGCAGAATTTCCAGAGATTGGAGGGTCGGTGAAAGGTGAATTGATTAGGGATAGGGTGGATTTGGCCCAGACTAGTTTGAGATGGAGTGAGCAAGAGGAAGATCTTAATGATTACGCTAATCAAGCTAAGGATAAGTGGGCATCATTCAAAGATCTGTTGCCGAACCAAGGGGGTGCTCGTTTACAATTTGAGGAGCCATTAGTTCAGGATGGTCATCGGATTGCTCAGGTGGATTTAGAAGAAATCGCTGTTGAAACATCTATTTGGAATTCTGCTGTAGTGTGTACGGTTTTGGGTGCTAACCCCCCGTTCACAGTTTTTGAGGGTTTCATCAAGAGAATGTGGGGAAAACTGGGTATAGAGAGAATAGCGAGATTAAATGCTGGCCATACGTTGGTTAAGTTCAGGGACGAAACGACTAGAGATCTGGTGCTAGAAAATGGAGTTTTGCACTTTGATAGAAAACCAGTCATTGTTAGGCCATGGACAACTGAATTAGATCATTTGAGGATGATTAAATCGGTCCTAGTTTGGGTGAGGTTGCCCGGTTTAGGGTTACAGTATTGGGGAACCAAATGCCTTAGTGCTTTAGTTAGTACTCTTGGCAAACCAATCATGGTGGATAAGGTTACAATGGATAGGTCTATGATGCAATTTGCAAGAGTTTTAGTTGATATTGACATAGCTGATGAGGTTCCGAAATCCATTCAGTTCTTGAATGAAAGAGGACAATTAATGGAACAATTTGTTGAGTTTGAGTGGCTGCCCACACAATGTAAGCTTTGCAAGGTGTTTGGTCATACTGAATCTTTATGTAATAAGAAAAAAGAAGTAGTTTGGAGACCAAAAGATCAGTTAGTTAATGGAACCAAATTGGATAACTCGTTGGAGGAGACTAAAAGGAGCAATTCTGAGTTACATAAGGTGGCTAGTTCTTCAGAGCCAGGTACAGGAGAGGGGGACAAGACTACTTTGAATGACAAGGCCCTGAAGGTTTCACAAGTTCAGACAAGTACAGAGACTGGTGTGGTTGATTTTAACCAAGTTTCCAAGGGAGACCAGGGGTCTGTTGACCGTGGTTCAACTAGTATGGAAGAAACAGAAGGAGAATGGATTACTCCTAGGAAAGTTGGGGGGAAGAAATCGCTGGCTCATAAGGCTCAAAACAGGGTAAAAACGCTTATACTGTCTTACTAGATAAGAATGGGGAGGATGCGAATTTGGCTCTGATTGCAAACAAAAAATCTGATGGGGGAGTTCCAAATTCTTAGCTGGAATGTTCGTGGTTTgaataagagggaaaaacagaGATCCCTTAGTGTTTTTTGTCGAATTAATAAGATTGGTTTGGGTGCTTTTCTTGAAACCAAGTTAAGAGGTGAGAAAGTGGAAGATATGATGAGTAGGTTTTTTTATGGTTGGAATTATTTTAAGGGTTCTCTTTGTGAGGGTAGAATCTTGCTGGTGTGGAGGAGTAGTATGCTTTGTGTAGATATTATTCAAGAGAGTGATCAAATTGTTCATACTGTTATCAAGGAAAATCATTCTAAGAGGGAGTACTGTGTGACATTTGCTTATGGGCGAAACATGGTCAATGAAAGAGCTCAGATGTGGCATGACTTATCTTGCCTTAGTTTCCCTGTTGCTCCCTGGTTGTTGGCTGGAGACTTCAACACTGTTTTTGAGTTTGATGACAGAAGAGGGGGTCGGCCAGTTACTTCTGCTGAGTTTGTTGATGCTCAGAGATGGCGTGGTCATGGGTTAGCTGATGAGCTTGGCTCAATTGGTTCTCAATATACTTGGACTAATAACCAAACAGATGGTGCTAGGATTTATTCCAAAATAGATCGGGTTTTTAAAAATGAGGAGTGGATAGACCTCTTTCCTGCTTCAGTGGCTGTCAAACAGTGGGACACTCTATCAGATCACTGCTATTGCATTATTAAGTTGTTTCAGGAGGTAATCACTGGGTTCAAGCCTTTTAGATTTTATAACATGTGGGTGGatcataataaatttaagtcTACTGTTTTGCAAAGTTGGCAAAAACCAGTAGCTGTTGGAGGTTTTACTGGTGTTTTAATGAAACTTAAGAGACTTAGCTATGTCTTAAGGAGGTTTAATAAGTCTGAATTTGGTGATGTTGAGAGAAATTTCCAGATGGCTAAAGTGTTGTATAACCAGGCCCAAGGTAACCTCCAACAGGATCCTTTTTCTTCAGTGTTTCAGGCTGAGGAAAAGCTGGTGCTTGAGTCTCTGGTTCAGAGTTCCAGATTTTATGATAGTTTTTTGAGGCAAAAAAGTAAAGTTAATTGGCTCAAATTTGGGGACGATAATACAGCGTATTTCCATGCTTGTTTGAAGCAGAGGAAGGAAATAAATAGAATTGCCTCTTATGTTTCTGACAATGGTCAGCTAGTTGAGAAGTATGAGGAGGTGGTGGATCATTTCTTACATCATTTTAGAAGTGTTTTGGGCAGTCAAAGTAAGGCTTCGGGATCTATTCACATGGAttgttttgttcatggtaataTCCTTTCTTTAGAGCATCAACTGGCTTTAGTTAAACCGTTTACCAAGAAGGATGTTAGAAATGCTATGTTTAGCATAGGAACTATAAAGAGTCCGGGACTGGATGGATATGGGTCGGGTTTCTTTAAAGCTTTGTGGAATGAGATTGGTGATGACGTTTCAGAGGCTGTTTTGGGTTTCTTTCAGCAAGGTATTCTTCCTAAAAATCTGAATAATGCTTTGTTGTCATTGATCCCTAAAATTGCTAATCCGACTAAGGCTGTGGAGTATAGGCCCATTGCTTGCTGCAATACATTGTATAAATGTATTTCTAAGATGATGTGTGAGA
The Humulus lupulus chromosome 6, drHumLupu1.1, whole genome shotgun sequence DNA segment above includes these coding regions:
- the LOC133785316 gene encoding uncharacterized protein LOC133785316 produces the protein MARRKRVHQKPDSIDNSNVDKDRDASRHVGTGGESAVVDDDAPSTEMEDVFKDSMAEFPEIGGSVKGELIRDRVDLAQTSLRWSEQEEDLNDYANQAKDKWASFKDLLPNQGGARLQFEEPLVQDGHRIAQVDLEEIAVETSIWNSAVVCTVLGANPPFTVFEGFIKRMWGKLGIERIARLNAGHTLVKFRDETTRDLVLENGVLHFDRKPVIVRPWTTELDHLRMIKSVLVWVRLPGLGLQYWGTKCLSALVSTLGKPIMVDKVTMDRSMMQFARVLVDIDIADEVPKSIQFLNERGQLMEQFVEFEWLPTQCKLCKVFGHTESLCNKKKEVVWRPKDQLVNGTKLDNSLEETKRSNSELHKVASSSEPGTGEGDKTTLNDKALKVSQVQTSTETGVVDFNQVSKGDQGSVDRGSTSMEETEGEWITPRKVGGKKSLAHKAQNRVKTLILSY